The window CAATGGTGTTTCTTCTGCATTGTTTATACCGGTTGCATTTATAGAAGTCTGAATTGCTTGCTGAACTTCTGCAAGGTAGAGCGGTGTCCCATCTTTATAAACAAAAACTTTTAGCTTACAATTTGAAGATACCCACAAAGAATTTAATGTTGTCGAAAACGATTTGGTTATTTCCTGACCGCTTGTCCATGTTCCTCCGCTATTCAGATTTTCTCCAGGAGCACTATTTACCATATTTCTAACAACTGAGCTGTGCACAAATCCTGAACCTCCGGTGCAGTATGAATTTCCAGATTGACTGTAAACGAGATTATCTTCAGTTATTACATAATTAATTTTATATTGTCCGGTTAGGTTTGTTAATGATGTAGCTTTTAAATTAACATTAAGCTCACCTGTGGATGAGTTAAAATTTTGTGTAATAATTTCAATCTTCACCGGCGATTCAGGTGAATTCATGTACCTCATAAATGGATATTCAAAAAAACCGCTTGCACTTAGATAAGCATTCGGATAAATTAATCTGTCTGGAGTTCCGGTAGGATATGCATTCATACCTAGCAAACTTAAAATATTATTACCGTTAAAATTTATATACGGGTCGCTTCCCGCTCCATGATATGCTAAAACAACAGTGTTCGGATAATACTGCTCAAGTTCGTGAATTGCTACCTTCCCGCATGGACACCATTGACACCATGTCCCCGTACAGTATTCCATCAAAACGTTCCTCGGATTTGATGTAACATAATATACATTTTCTATTGTATCGTTACTTATATTTTCATCACCCGTTAGTCCGGTTATAGCTTTAAAAGTATAACTTCCATTCGATGGTGCTGTCCAAGGCATAAAACTCAAAAATTGAATTTGTCCGGGCGCTAAATTTGTAACAGTCTGTGAATTGCTGTATGTGCCGGGTGTAACAGTTAACATTACATTAAAAGACGCTGTTGTCTTTCCAAAATTTCTTACATATACTTTTGGAGTGTCAATTGTTCCTGAAGTATAGGTTCTTACATATCTCTTAAACCCTGATGCACCTGCATCAAGATTGTACTGACTTCCTATTTTTATGTTATCAAGATAGAGATTGTTTCCTATTGCGGAATATGCTGTAAACTTTATCATATTTGTTCCGTTCGGTAATCCATACTTCTTCGTTACCCACTGAGTTGATAATGGTACAAAAGGAGTTCCTGTCGCGGGAGCTGTCACAAGCGGACCGGAGGTACCGCCGTTAAGTATTATTAATTCTGTCCATGCATTACCGTTATTAGTCGAGTAATAAATCTTCAATTGATCATTTGATGAACCGTAAGTTGCATAAGCATGGTCAAATATTAAAGAATCTCCTGAAATGGAGGATGTGAATACTGGGGTAATTATATCAAAACTATTACCCGTATTCGCATCGTTGAAATTTGCTTTAATTGCACCATATCCCGTACCATACCCGCTGCATCTTACTGACCATTCCCAATTAAATGCATTTGAAGTTGCAAGAGTCCAGCCCTTTGGAGGAAATGACGGATTATCAAAATCCTGCCATATGTAAATGGCTCTTGTATTTGTGTATAACATCATATACACTGCTAAAAGAAGTAATAGTTTTTTCATAGTAATAATAATTTTTGTTTATTGAATTTACTTAAACAAAAAAGCGGGTCTTTTTAACCCGCCTTTTACATTTAAAACTATTTGTTCAGCATCATCTTCTTCGTCACTGCAAAATCCCCGGCATGCAGTTTATAAAAATATACTCCGCTCGAAAGATGCCTTCCGTCAAAATCATAGGAGTATGTACCTGCTGACTTATACTCATTCACAAGCTCTGCAACTTCTGCACCCAGAGTATTAAACACTTTTAATGTCACAAAACCATTCTTCGGTATCGAATAGGATATAGTCGTTGTCGGATTAAACGGATTCGGAAAGTTCTGCTCAAGCTTATACTCACTTGGAATATTTACTACCGGCTCTTCTGTACCTGTTATATTTCCTATTATCGCCGTCAATACACTTAATGATGTACCTTGTAATCTATTCCATACTGGTCTTATAATTCCGTCGTATGCGGTTATATTTGAATAGTCACCGAAGAAAACTGACGATGTTGGTATAAAAGACGTCTCGCTTACCCTTTCATCGGTGAATGATGCACCTCCGTTCGTTGATTTAGCAAGATAAAAATGCGTCGCTCCTGCATTCGATACATCGTCTCTTCTGTCATAAGAACATATATAAATGTAACCTGTTTTCTGGTCAACCGTCATCCATGAAAAGAATTGCTCTTTATTTGTGTTATCTGTGTTGACCTTAAGTGGTGCACTCCAGTTTGCTCCCCCGTTTGTTGAACTTACAAACATAACATCATGATTATTCGGACCTGCACTGTCCGTCCAGTTTATGTATACATTTCCTCTGTATGGACCATTCGATATATCGCAGCATGTAATCGGCAGCCCGTTTGCTCTCTGTATCCCGCTAATCATATAATCCCATCCGCCTCTCTGATTTGAAACATATACATCATTATCAAGCCATGTATTTCCGCCGTCTGTTGACTTATCAAAGAATATCCCAAACTGCGAGTTCCTTATTTTTGGACCCGCCCATGCTACATACACCTCTCCGTTCGGACCTACCGCTGGTACTGCTCCCTCAACCGTGTTATCTTCATCTACACAATCACCGCCAAGTTGATTTATCCTCTTTGCAGTTCCGCTGCCAAAATCAACCCATGTCAATCCGCCATCCGTTGACTTAGAAAATAAAATATTCGAGCTGTCTAATTGATTTGAAGTCCCGTAACTATCAAACTGTGTCCATGTTACATATATATGATTATTTCTCGGATCAACTATTGCCCATTCTTTATCCTGCTCTTTCGGAGACTGAAAATATGTATATGAACCGGGATTACTATAATTCATCCCGCCATTCGTTGACTTTTGACAAACTATTCTGTCAATCCAGTATCCCGGTGAGTTTGTATTTGATAAATGGAAATAATAAAAATGTCCTAACGTATCAACAAT of the Ignavibacteria bacterium genome contains:
- a CDS encoding T9SS type A sorting domain-containing protein; the encoded protein is MKNLLILLLMLGLTSAVFSQYTNITISTTNSPNEPSICINPKNLNQVVAGTNISSAYYSTNSGYNWTRFNLTNSQYGVWGDPCIIVDTLGHFYYFHLSNTNSPGYWIDRIVCQKSTNGGMNYSNPGSYTYFQSPKEQDKEWAIVDPRNNHIYVTWTQFDSYGTSNQLDSSNILFSKSTDGGLTWVDFGSGTAKRINQLGGDCVDEDNTVEGAVPAVGPNGEVYVAWAGPKIRNSQFGIFFDKSTDGGNTWLDNDVYVSNQRGGWDYMISGIQRANGLPITCCDISNGPYRGNVYINWTDSAGPNNHDVMFVSSTNGGANWSAPLKVNTDNTNKEQFFSWMTVDQKTGYIYICSYDRRDDVSNAGATHFYLAKSTNGGASFTDERVSETSFIPTSSVFFGDYSNITAYDGIIRPVWNRLQGTSLSVLTAIIGNITGTEEPVVNIPSEYKLEQNFPNPFNPTTTISYSIPKNGFVTLKVFNTLGAEVAELVNEYKSAGTYSYDFDGRHLSSGVYFYKLHAGDFAVTKKMMLNK
- a CDS encoding Omp28-related outer membrane protein yields the protein MKKLLLLLAVYMMLYTNTRAIYIWQDFDNPSFPPKGWTLATSNAFNWEWSVRCSGYGTGYGAIKANFNDANTGNSFDIITPVFTSSISGDSLIFDHAYATYGSSNDQLKIYYSTNNGNAWTELIILNGGTSGPLVTAPATGTPFVPLSTQWVTKKYGLPNGTNMIKFTAYSAIGNNLYLDNIKIGSQYNLDAGASGFKRYVRTYTSGTIDTPKVYVRNFGKTTASFNVMLTVTPGTYSNSQTVTNLAPGQIQFLSFMPWTAPSNGSYTFKAITGLTGDENISNDTIENVYYVTSNPRNVLMEYCTGTWCQWCPCGKVAIHELEQYYPNTVVLAYHGAGSDPYINFNGNNILSLLGMNAYPTGTPDRLIYPNAYLSASGFFEYPFMRYMNSPESPVKIEIITQNFNSSTGELNVNLKATSLTNLTGQYKINYVITEDNLVYSQSGNSYCTGGSGFVHSSVVRNMVNSAPGENLNSGGTWTSGQEITKSFSTTLNSLWVSSNCKLKVFVYKDGTPLYLAEVQQAIQTSINATGINNAEETPLNFELGQNYPNPFNPVTNIKFSIPKDGYVSLKIYDISGKLVATYLDGHVKAGKYNAEVSGEKLSSGTYFYTLKADGFSETKKMILIK